From Actinopolyspora lacussalsi, a single genomic window includes:
- a CDS encoding phosphate transport system ATP-binding protein (product_source=KO:K02036; cath_funfam=3.40.50.300; cog=COG1117; ko=KO:K02036; pfam=PF00005; smart=SM00382; superfamily=52540; tigrfam=TIGR00972): MAKRLDINDLNLYYNKFHAVQDVTLQVHARSVTAFIGPSGCGKSTVLRALNRMHEVIPGSRVEGSVLLDGENVYAPGVDPVQVRRTIGMVFQRANPFPTMSIRDNVVAGLKLAGVKDKKRLEEITERSLRGANLWEEVKDRLNKPGGGLSGGQQQRLCIARAIAVQPDVLLMDEPCSALDPISTLAIEDLIAELKKDYTIVIVTHNMQQAARVSDQTAFFNLPEVGQPGQLVEIGETGKIFSNPSQKATEGYISGRFG; this comes from the coding sequence ATGGCCAAACGTCTCGACATCAACGATCTCAACCTCTACTACAACAAGTTCCACGCGGTGCAGGACGTCACGCTGCAGGTGCACGCCCGGAGCGTCACCGCCTTCATCGGCCCCTCCGGTTGCGGCAAGTCCACCGTGCTGCGAGCGCTGAACCGCATGCACGAGGTGATTCCCGGCTCCAGGGTCGAGGGCAGTGTGCTGCTCGACGGTGAGAACGTCTACGCACCAGGGGTCGACCCCGTCCAGGTTCGCCGCACCATCGGGATGGTGTTCCAGCGGGCCAACCCGTTCCCCACGATGTCGATCAGGGACAACGTGGTGGCCGGCCTGAAGCTGGCCGGAGTCAAGGACAAGAAGCGCCTCGAGGAGATCACCGAACGTTCGCTGCGCGGGGCCAATCTCTGGGAAGAGGTCAAGGACCGGCTCAACAAGCCCGGCGGTGGGCTCTCCGGTGGCCAGCAGCAGCGGCTGTGCATCGCCCGCGCCATCGCGGTGCAGCCCGACGTGCTGTTGATGGACGAGCCCTGCTCGGCACTCGATCCCATCTCGACGCTGGCGATTGAGGATCTCATCGCCGAGCTGAAGAAGGACTACACGATCGTCATCGTCACGCACAACATGCAGCAGGCCGCGCGGGTGAGTGACCAGACGGCGTTCTTCAACCTGCCCGAGGTGGGGCAGCCCGGCCAGTTGGTCGAGATCGGCGAGACCGGGAAGATCTTCTCGAATCCGAGTCAGAAGGCCACCGAGGGCTACATCTCCGGCCGCTTCGGCTGA
- a CDS encoding phosphate transport system protein (product_source=KO:K02039; cath_funfam=1.20.58.220; cog=COG0704; ko=KO:K02039; pfam=PF01895; superfamily=109755; tigrfam=TIGR02135), with protein MREVYQEQLDKLADELAAMSTMVGNAMEQATTALLGADLSLAEQVIDDDLKVDEARARCEEHAFGLLALQAPVAGDLRTVISTIHAAESLERMGDLALHVAKAARRRHPQPVLPEDVKTYFSQMGQVAVKLANRLNQILRTQDVQQARDLEGDDDEMDDLHRHLFSVVMGSEWSHGVSAAVDITLLGRFYERFADHAVSVARRIIYVVTGTMPSSDNS; from the coding sequence ATGCGTGAGGTCTACCAGGAACAGCTCGACAAGCTCGCCGACGAGCTCGCCGCGATGTCGACCATGGTCGGCAACGCGATGGAGCAGGCAACCACCGCGCTGCTCGGAGCTGACCTGTCGCTGGCCGAGCAGGTCATCGACGACGACTTGAAGGTCGACGAGGCGCGGGCACGCTGCGAAGAGCACGCCTTCGGCCTGCTCGCGCTGCAGGCACCGGTCGCGGGGGATCTGCGTACCGTGATCTCGACGATCCACGCCGCCGAGAGCCTGGAGCGGATGGGAGATCTCGCGCTGCACGTGGCCAAGGCGGCACGGCGCAGGCACCCGCAGCCCGTGCTCCCGGAGGACGTGAAGACTTACTTCTCACAGATGGGTCAGGTCGCGGTCAAGCTCGCGAACCGGCTGAACCAGATCCTGCGCACCCAGGACGTGCAGCAGGCGCGGGATCTCGAAGGCGACGACGACGAGATGGACGACCTGCACCGCCACTTGTTCAGCGTGGTCATGGGCTCCGAGTGGTCGCACGGCGTGTCGGCGGCGGTGGACATCACCCTGCTGGGCAGGTTCTACGAGCGTTTCGCGGACCACGCGGTCTCGGTGGCACGTCGGATCATCTACGTGGTGACGGGAACCATGCCGAGCAGCGACAATTCGTGA
- a CDS encoding transcriptional regulator with XRE-family HTH domain (product_source=COG1396; cath_funfam=1.10.260.40; cog=COG1396; pfam=PF13560; smart=SM00530; superfamily=47413), giving the protein MSKSPTVHRRRLGSELRKLREAAQRTHREVAAHLDCSQGKISQIELGRVPVRTADVRLMAELYGSSSEQVTTLLELAEGSKKRGWWQAYASTARRNGFDTYLGLETAAGAVSTFGADPIPELLQTEEYCSALLATEREAITEDEVSERLTITATRQQRLLGEHSLELYSVLDESALRRGVGGPRVMRAQLEHLVLMSYRRNVTLRVLPFGSGAHPLLGDRVTAFSFRETGDPQVVHVGDSTNSRFWEKPAETAPYLAALERVCALALSAKDSTMLISSIADEHRE; this is encoded by the coding sequence GTGAGTAAGAGTCCTACCGTGCACCGCCGACGTCTTGGCAGCGAACTACGCAAGCTGCGTGAGGCAGCGCAACGCACACACCGCGAAGTCGCGGCTCATCTGGATTGCTCACAGGGGAAGATAAGCCAGATCGAGCTCGGCCGTGTCCCGGTCCGCACCGCGGATGTCCGGCTCATGGCCGAGCTCTACGGATCGAGCAGTGAGCAGGTCACCACACTGCTCGAACTCGCCGAGGGCTCCAAGAAACGCGGTTGGTGGCAGGCGTACGCCAGCACCGCGCGGCGCAACGGTTTCGACACCTACCTCGGTCTGGAGACCGCCGCAGGAGCGGTGAGCACGTTCGGAGCGGATCCCATCCCCGAATTACTGCAGACCGAGGAGTACTGCTCGGCACTGCTGGCGACGGAGCGCGAGGCGATAACCGAGGACGAGGTCTCCGAACGGCTGACCATCACGGCGACCCGCCAACAGCGTCTGCTGGGTGAGCATTCGCTGGAGCTGTACTCGGTGCTGGACGAGTCCGCGCTGCGGCGCGGTGTGGGGGGTCCTCGGGTGATGCGCGCCCAGCTGGAACACCTGGTGCTGATGAGCTACCGACGCAACGTGACGCTGCGGGTGCTGCCGTTCGGCAGCGGGGCGCATCCGCTGCTCGGCGACCGCGTCACCGCCTTCTCGTTCCGGGAGACGGGTGACCCGCAGGTGGTGCACGTGGGTGACTCCACGAACTCGCGCTTCTGGGAGAAACCGGCTGAAACCGCTCCGTACCTGGCAGCGTTGGAGCGGGTGTGCGCGCTGGCGCTGTCGGCCAAGGATTCGACGATGCTGATATCGAGCATCGCGGACGAGCACCGCGAGTGA
- a CDS encoding phosphate transport system permease protein (product_source=KO:K02038; cath_funfam=1.10.3720.10; cog=COG0581; ko=KO:K02038; pfam=PF00528; superfamily=161098; tigrfam=TIGR00974; transmembrane_helix_parts=Inside_1_32,TMhelix_33_55,Outside_56_92,TMhelix_93_115,Inside_116_126,TMhelix_127_149,Outside_150_158,TMhelix_159_176,Inside_177_205,TMhelix_206_228,Outside_229_273,TMhelix_274_296,Inside_297_304), whose amino-acid sequence MRTDTADLERPASAPAFQQLGLGRKIKNHTATVLFGLAFLVAVIPLLWVLFTLVQRGLAPMLNADWWNHSFYGLLPNDSGGGIYHALVGTLEQTLVCALIAVPLGVTVGIFLIEYGRNSKLARTTTFMVDILSGLPSIVAGLFIYALWITTFGFDRSGFAVSLSLVLLMLPVVVRVTETMLTIVPDELREASYALGVPKWKTIVKVVLPTSFSGIITGIILGLARVMGETAPLLILVGYSRAINYNLFDGPMASLPLTVYTARKTSTEAGEYRMWGAALTLVLLIMLINLLATLLSKLFAVKTR is encoded by the coding sequence ATGAGAACGGACACCGCTGACCTCGAGCGGCCCGCCAGCGCCCCCGCCTTCCAACAGCTCGGGCTGGGGCGCAAGATCAAGAATCACACCGCCACGGTGCTGTTCGGCCTGGCGTTTTTGGTCGCGGTGATTCCGCTGCTGTGGGTGCTGTTCACCCTGGTGCAGCGCGGCCTGGCCCCGATGCTCAACGCGGATTGGTGGAACCACTCGTTCTACGGGTTGCTGCCGAACGATTCCGGTGGCGGTATCTACCACGCGTTGGTGGGAACCCTGGAGCAGACACTCGTCTGCGCCCTGATCGCGGTTCCGCTCGGCGTGACGGTCGGAATCTTCCTCATCGAGTACGGCAGGAACTCCAAACTGGCCCGGACCACCACCTTCATGGTGGACATCCTCAGCGGCCTTCCCTCGATCGTGGCAGGGCTGTTCATCTACGCGCTGTGGATCACCACGTTCGGTTTCGACCGCAGCGGATTCGCGGTCTCGCTCTCGCTGGTGCTGCTGATGCTGCCGGTGGTGGTGCGGGTGACCGAGACGATGCTGACGATCGTTCCCGACGAGCTGCGGGAGGCTTCCTACGCCCTGGGCGTCCCCAAGTGGAAGACGATCGTGAAGGTGGTGCTGCCTACCTCGTTCTCCGGCATCATCACCGGCATCATCCTCGGGCTCGCCAGGGTGATGGGCGAGACCGCGCCCCTGCTCATCCTGGTCGGTTATTCCAGGGCGATCAATTACAACCTGTTCGACGGTCCGATGGCCTCGCTGCCCCTAACGGTCTACACGGCGCGCAAGACGTCCACGGAGGCGGGCGAGTACCGGATGTGGGGAGCGGCGCTCACCCTCGTGCTGCTGATCATGCTGATCAATCTGCTGGCAACACTGTTGTCCAAACTGTTCGCGGTAAAGACCAGGTAG